The window caattttaaccatacgctattgaaaatttgaaaaaactggtttaattgttatttaactgtcacattgaACATTCAAAACAAgttagtaatacactaaatatcttatacataattgatatttggaaggttTTCAGTGATAGTTAAATACCAATCAAACaagttttttctaattttcgataacataaggctaaaattgatcttgtttgaaaACGTCAGGGttaaatctgcaccatttcatAAGTTAAGACTAAATATGCACTTCCCTTAAAACTTTAGGGTTAAATTCGGTCTTTATCCTAATGAAGAAATAAAACGCTCGAAGTTGAAGCATTAAATGTCAGAATATCTACTCTATTGTCAAAAATTCTTGATGAAATTGTTTTAGCCAAACTTTAGAAACAAGAAACCCGCTCTTTTGTGCATAGGTAATTTTATTAAACTGGACGAGAAATTGAGAATCATGTAACTGATGGAAGCTTGCATAAGACTCGGTCAAAACTATAATTAAATGAGTATATCTAGATGCATATACAAGTTATGTTTGCATATACTACATTGAGGAAACCAGAATTGCTAACGTAATGCTTTTACAGACTGATCTAGCACATCATAATCCTTTTATTAATGCTTTGAGGAACTTCGGTGCCATGATAGGGAAGGAGTCAGGTTAAATCTCCTTGCATTTCATATTCTATTTGATTTTGCTCTATATTGTTGGTTATATGTTTTCAGATAACTAATTTCTTTTCACATAAGTTAGTATTGAAATTTGTTTTGACAATAGAGTAGATATCTACCTCTTTTTTGCTTGTCTGAAATTTGTTTACCATAAAAATGTACATGGTCCTAACATGGTGTTTCTTCTTCAAACGTAACAAGAGCTAGATCTTAGTAGTATAACCTATAAGCTAGATGAAGTAGTGGATGCtgtaatagaaaaataaaaatgtagtaCCTTTCCCCACTCTGAACCAAGCCCGCTGCATCTCATCTTCAAGTATATCATCTTTGAACCCAACTCTGTCTCTactttcttcctcaaataagTCTCATCAGGCCCAAATGCATCCAAATATGCAGAATATCGTTGAAAAACAGTGCGTAGCGCATTGGCAAATTCATCTGACAAAGGTTTTACATCCTACAGAAAAACCGCAACCATCAAATTGCAAGAATTGCCATAATAACAAGCAGAGAACCAGGCCATGAACTCCAAAGTAATAATGATACCTCACCACTCAATCCAATGCTGTCATCTAGTTCCATTTTTAGAGACATCAGCATGCCGCTAAATTCCTCAACAGCTTCAGCTGCCCGGAAAACATTCTTCAAGATTTCTTGAGCAGCTTTGTCATCAGTACTTTTGGACAATGCCTTCTTCACATCATGGATGACAGTGTCATAAATCTCATCCCAACTTGCAGCCATCAAGTCCTTGAAAACATTATGAATGTCAGAATCCTGTATGGCAGGCAAGTGCGTTGCATCTTCACTAAAATACCGTCTGTTGCCAATCCCAATTACGAAACGAGAATCATAACCTGTGCAAGAATTCCCCACAAGAAGTATACTAAGAACATGAAAAAGCATCCATATCCACCAGTATACCGAACTGATTCAGTACATCTTTGGATGTTCTTGTAGACTTGTATGTTACCATTCATTTTCAAATACACATAAATATTCACATTGATAAGCCGCAGAATTATTTCCCCTTGCAAGTGTAGACCGTGATAATTAAACAGCCAAAAGGATGAACAAAGTAATCATTGCCAAAATCAACCATTAACAATTAGCACACTTAAGCGTATCAGGAGTTCCGAAGTCGCTGAAAGTTGTCGGCTAACAGGACAGGAAGGAATTCAATTGAGTTTTACTGAAGCGTATGCTaacaacaataaaacaaaaacctAATTCTTTTATAGAAAAATTGTAACATCATAGAATTGGATTGAAATAACGGCATCGGAATCATTAAGTGCAACTAAAGATGCAAGAggatatagagagagagagaaaaagtaCCAGAAGTGATGCGATTGAGAGGGGCAGGAGCAGAGAGAGTAAATATTGATCGGGAAGCCAAGTGGTGGCGGAGATGGTGACCGGTAATAGCTGCGGAACGCGAATAACGGAAAGACGCAGCTCGGCACACGGATCTAAGTAATACCATCTTTTCCATCTTATTTCTGCTTGTTCGATCAGTAACTGCTGTCTATATAGCAAAATAGACCTAacacaaaataaacaaaaggcatCCACCGAAGCTTAATGGGAAGcttagaatatttttatattaaaaaaagaaaagccaAATGATCATTCCCTAGTCCCTAAATTATTCCAATTTCCATCCAATTCCCCATttttatagggtaaattacactcatgaccACTAAaattatccattttaacattgtggctacTTAACTCCAATTCTTAACGGTTTGGAcattaaactttacactttttcaCACGGGTGGTCACTTAACGCCTTAAAACGTCCAttgacgacctcaaaataaaaaattcgaagaataaatgatattctaaagaactttaattcttgaatattttcattttgaagccgttaacggttattttgaggaATTAGTTAAATTTGAGTAGCCAttagtgttaaaaagtgtaaagttcagtggtgataccgttaagaattaaagttaagtggccacaatattaaaatgagtaaaattcAGTGGAAGCTATgaagattatttttattatgaaagGAGAAAAAGGCTTTTTCAGCTTGCTGCTCGCTTTCTTGCTCGCTCGCTCGCATAAAGACTATAAACTTAGTATAATTTTCGTATCTCTTCAAAGTGTAAAGGGAATTCCTAAACACTAAGGGAGTGTTTGGTTGCAACAGAGCATTTGTGATCCTATTTTCAAGCTCACACTGTGGTTGTGAAAACAAACTATGCGCTCAAAAAGACACTACAAAAGCCCGAGGTATCCAGGAGGTACACCGATTGGTCCATCAAACTTTCCCAGTTCGATATTTGATTCGAAGCCAGAAACGCAATAAAAGCCCATGCACCTGATTTCATCATCGAATTTACTGAAAAAACGGAAGCCGCTTCCGGGGGCCTAACTAAccaaaattatatttttcatattttgattttttaaggAATAATGTCCAAATTTCTCCCTATTGTTTTTTAGAAAGTGCATATTTACCTTTAAcatataaaatactaaaaatttattcataagtttttaagtaaaatcaattttatccctaatagaATTTTTGAAGGAATTGATTTATCGTTATTTGAtctattatttaactgtcacatcagaAATTTCAAACGTCaaatatatctaaaatattacTCGATAGTATATCAATAATTAGGTTtgacatatatattttaatcctaaaaaaattatctaaaatatttaatatattattaatataagtatatgctctaatttattgataaatttatttgaaatgcTTGATAAGACAATCTAATCACGATCAAACGTTATATAGAagtatgattaaaaaaaaacgttATATAGAAGTAAAATCAATCTTTTTGTATAGACTTAttattcttccaaaaaaaaaaaaaaaaaaaaaatagattttatatttttatttctgatTACATTAGCACCCTTATGTACATAGTTGAAATTCAACATTGAAAATTATTTCTGACCCAATGTTGAAAATCAAAATGAAACAAGCAGAAAGTAAAATCCAAAATGATGAATAGAAGAACATATTGGGCCAATTCAAAATTCCAAGTCATCTAGAACGAGAGGAGGAAATAAACTCTCTCTAACAACATAAATCACCCATcttctcatcttcttcttccacaACTGTTCTGTTTCTCATTCCGATGGACTCCACCACCACCGAACTAGTCTACGAGATCAAAGGCGCTCTCCGAGTATACAAAAACGGCACCGTTGAACGATTCCTCGACACTGATTTCGTTCCCCCATCCTTCAATCTACCTCCTTCCCTTTCTTCCAAAGACGTCACTATAATCTCGGATCCCAACATTACAGCTCGTCTCTACCTTCCAAAAATCGATTATCCTAACCAGAAATTCCCTCTCCTCCTTTACTTCCACGGCGGCGCCTTTTGCCTCTCATCGCCGTTCAATAACAAATACCACAACTACATAGCCAAACTAGTAGCTGAAGCTAACATCGTTGCAGTTTCTGTGAATTACAGAAAAGCCCCGGAGCATCCAATTCCAGCTGCTTTTGAAGATTCATGGGCTGCACTACAGTGGATAGCTTCCCATCGTAACAATAATGGACCCGAGCCATGGCTAAACGACCACGCAGATTTCGGTAGACTGTTTTTGGCCGGTGAAATTTCCGGCGGTAACATTGCTCATAACTTGGCTATAAGTGCTGGAGCTTCCGATTCCGGGCTCGGGATTGAGATTCTGGGGGTTGCTTTAGTGCACCCGTTTTTTTGGGGGTCCGAAAGCGTAGGATCCGAGTGGATGGATCCGGATAGGAAAGCAGCAGTAGATGGATTGTGGCCAATGATTTGCCCGTCAAACCCGGATAATGATGACCCGCGGGTGAACCCGGTGGTAGAGGGTGGGGCGGGTTTGGTAGGACTTGGATGCAAGAGAGTGTTTGTTGCGGTGAGTGAAAAGGATATATTGAAAGATAGAGGGTGGATTTATTATAATGTGTTAAGTAGGTGTGGATGGATGGGTGTGGCTGAAATATGTGAGACAGAAGGAGAAGAACATGGGTTTCATTTGAATGATTTGGAGAGTGAGAAAGCTAAGGACTTAATTGAAAGTTTGTGTTTTTTCTTTAATAGAGATATGCCttccttttaaaaaaaattcattcaaTGGAGACCTCAAAACTTTTTGTTTCTTGTAAAGCTTATTTTGCAATTATAGTTTCTCCCTCTGAAATGATGAATTTGTTTTTAGTCATTTGAGCTCTTTGCCGATCTTAATTTAGTTACGACGAAGGTGTTCCGGCGGCAGAGTTGGTTCAATCCTTTCTGCTAACGGTGGATGGTAGATAGGTTTGTCAACCGAGTAAGGATTCTCCAATCCTGCTGAGGATCCATGCTTACATGGATCttcggaaaatattttccataagttgggaattgagaattttttatCCCCAAAATTAAAACAGGGAGtaaaataaaaggataaaatTCTCGTAGGGATTTCGATTTCGAGGGACTCAAACGGGCAGGGATGAGGAGAGATTTTTCCTCTAATTTATATATGGGACATAGATaagtatttttttaaatatttaaagatGGGGATGGAGAATCATTTTGAATCATTGTGGTGTTCCGTTACAATTTTAGATTGGAAGACACTGTTAGGAATACACCctaataaagaaaagaaatgttCAGCCTTAACGAGTGATAACTTGTTACCTGATCTTGATTACGTGTTCAAGTCGTGTTGATGATCCGACGTTGTAATGAGCCTACAAAACATTATACATGTCAGATTGAGCCGGAGTCCGGCAAACCCGATCTGACGCCTAAGTCAGTTTCTGATTTAGGATCGAATGGAAGGGTATAAACTACTTTGAGGTAGTAGTTAACGTACTGAACTTTGTGTCTATATTTGTCTATTTATAGTGTTCGATTAGGTTTAAAGTTATTACTTTCTTGGAAATCCTTACAGAGCTAGGATTTCTAATCCCTTAAGAAGTTTGAACCCTAGGAGGAATCATTTGTCTCATAGGATTCTAGAAGATCCTTTGATGTCCGGAGGTTAGAACCTCGTAAGTTGCGATAGGCTACCGTTCGTTGGGCTTGGACCGTGACGGATATATCTAGGTTGTTGAAGTGTAGGGATGGCAACAGgtagtgtacccgcgggtacctagcactacccgaccctaatgggactacccgttccctgtataaaagggtatgggaagggtatgaaatcaaaataattacccgttagggtaatgagacgggtatgggaataccccccaGGGTACCCGTTACCTGtcataattcttttatatattaaaaaaattattgttttttaagtgtaatatttgagattttaaaccccaaccttttgtttttcaatcattgagtgataccactaagctacttattcttattgattaaggttcaatttttagataaatgatttattaaatttatactttgttaaatttgtaatattttttattttatttattgatttttaacgggtaagggtatccgtgggtacccgcgaattaaatgggaagggtatgtgATGCAAAAATATATctgttagggtaatgagacgggtacgggtaattaaaaaataaacgggtaagggtttgTGATTGACACTACCCGCGGGTGCCCTACCTGTTGCCATCCCTATTGAAGTGGGTCATGGACCCTCTCAAACGTTGTTTGAGCCCTTATTACATTTGGACTTGGACCGCAATGAGGATGGTGATAAGGTCACACGTGTGACATGACTTAGTGTGATATCAACGAGCTAGACATTTTGTTATGAGTTAGGATAAGAAAAGTCTTATCCAACCTTTACAAATAAGGTTGCAAATGGATTGGGGTGGAGATGTGGACTTGTTCGTCCACCCATGTTATTGTCCCCGACTTAGATGCAAAATCCTTCATTATGTTGTTTAGTTCTTTCtagttatagttttttttaaaagagaATAGATTTGGACTTGCAACTTGCCCCTTTGAAAATAGAGGTATCAATTGAGTTATGCTCATTTGGTTGTTGTCGTGTCCTTTATTGGTTAGATATCAACTATTTATTAAAgggataatatataaaaataggcTTTAAGATTTTTGGAAAGAACCAATTTATCCCTCACGTACAAAACAACATAATTTCATTACCAATGTTTGTTAAAAGTACAATTTAAGTCCTTACTACATAAATTAGCACAAAATTTGACTATACTATTAACCCATCTACACATAGGCGTCACATATTTCAGTTCCAATATCACATTCCTCTTTCAATATTACTAATTGACAATGTTGTGTCATCTTATTGTCAATTTCTGTTAATGGGGCTTTTAATTGTGCCATTTGACTATGTCATGGTCCAAATGTCCTTACACACAGACAAGGCGAATGCTTGGTGGTTGAGCTTGAGTGTGGAATGCGAGACGACTATCATTAATTGTACGTGTTATTTAGATTTCGCCTTAGGACGTGCATCTAATCACTAACTTGGTTTGGAAGGTGTTTCCCCTAATGAGTCTATGAGAGGGAAAACACCATTAATTTGGGATGTTATTAtgaacttgtcaaattaacGAAAGTCAATTCaaattgatattaaaatatcatttgaatttaacaaaatattttctattaagattcataattttatttaacgtatatgtgatatatgtagaaaaaagttggaattttaatttgataaaaatatGATTACGTGTATGTTATAGATGTAATTTCAAATCAATTCGAAATGTTATttcaaatcaataaaattaatcaaattaattcaaATTGAGAGGAAAATGTCATTTGAATTTaacaatatttaaaatattcttcattataaattatatttta of the Euphorbia lathyris chromosome 7, ddEupLath1.1, whole genome shotgun sequence genome contains:
- the LOC136235443 gene encoding succinate dehydrogenase subunit 5, mitochondrial: MEKMVLLRSVCRAASFRYSRSAAITGHHLRHHLASRSIFTLSAPAPLNRITSGYDSRFVIGIGNRRYFSEDATHLPAIQDSDIHNVFKDLMAASWDEIYDTVIHDVKKALSKSTDDKAAQEILKNVFRAAEAVEEFSGMLMSLKMELDDSIGLSGEDVKPLSDEFANALRTVFQRYSAYLDAFGPDETYLRKKVETELGSKMIYLKMRCSGLGSEWGKVTVLGTSGLAGSYVEHRA
- the LOC136234940 gene encoding probable carboxylesterase 2; translated protein: MDSTTTELVYEIKGALRVYKNGTVERFLDTDFVPPSFNLPPSLSSKDVTIISDPNITARLYLPKIDYPNQKFPLLLYFHGGAFCLSSPFNNKYHNYIAKLVAEANIVAVSVNYRKAPEHPIPAAFEDSWAALQWIASHRNNNGPEPWLNDHADFGRLFLAGEISGGNIAHNLAISAGASDSGLGIEILGVALVHPFFWGSESVGSEWMDPDRKAAVDGLWPMICPSNPDNDDPRVNPVVEGGAGLVGLGCKRVFVAVSEKDILKDRGWIYYNVLSRCGWMGVAEICETEGEEHGFHLNDLESEKAKDLIESLCFFFNRDMPSF